The Mobula hypostoma chromosome 9, sMobHyp1.1, whole genome shotgun sequence genomic sequence ACACcttacactaagaaggtcccagtttatattagggaagttgaaatcccccatgacaacaccCTATTATTTTTGCAAATTTCCTTAACCTAACTACATATCTGTTTTTCAATGTTTTGGTGGCTAATAGGAGGTattagtacaatcccatcagtgtgattgcaccttcCTGTTCCcgagttccacccaaatggactcagtgtctgaacctccattatgtctcccaaGTGCAGCATTGATAGTGTCCCTGATCAATAGTGCAGCTACCCGTTCCTCCATCTCTTTtacctcctctatcttttctaaaacattgaaaacctggtacattaatcacccattcctgtccctctctcaactaAGTTTCAGCAATGGCTATaacattgtagttccatgtaTCGTGCTGATCCATGCTGTGTTCATCACCctcacccataatactcctagcattaaaatatacacacttcaaactatctgacccatcatacatgttattttcattttgcatttCAATACTTTCCATAACATCTACCTTCTAGTCCAATCCTTCCCTTATTGACCTGGgactctggttcccagccccatgtgaaactagtttaaactctcccaagtagcatcagcaaacctaGTCTATCACCAGCAAACAACAAAATACTgcgggaattcagcaggtcaaaagGTATTGGTGGAGGCAAAGGAATGGTTGACTATACTTTTGCCTCTACAAATAATGCTCGAcacgctgagtttctccagcagtttgtctattgctacagattccaacatctgtagtttCTCTTGCCTTTTTCTGTCACTAAGCAGATCATCAACTGATTTCTGGAGTTCAGACGGAGCCTTTCAAATCATATTACATGTTCATGCATGGCTATGCTATTTCTATATGGATTTGCTCATCTATCCTTCATTTACAATTTAGTGGCCAATGAAATTTCCCCCACTAGGGTCATTGCATCCCCCTTGGTTTTCAGTTCTAACCAAATAAATTCTGACTATAAACCCTTAAAGAGCATCCTCTCAAGCATTATGATCTCATCCTCAATCTGTATGGGCATGCTGTCTCTTTATAGATAACTTACATTTTAATAATTGAGTTTATTTACATGTCGGTATTTGTTTACTGAATGTTAAGCATTTTAATTTTTAGAACATAGTaataatttcaaaatatttttgaaCATTTGTTGAATGTTTGTGACTGACTTCTTCAGGTCCTGCTACGTATGCATGGTACAGCTGCACAGGGCCTTGCAAACCAGGTTGGAGGTGGTATCAGAGCTGATACTGTAAATGAAATTGCTGCTTCAACCCACCAAAGTCAGGAGCGGTCATGCTGTAGTAGGTAGGGAAAATGGCATTCATGGACAACCTGTCAAAAGTAGATATGTATCAGCCATTGGACACTTTAAGGGCTATAGGTTACAATTGCTATAACAGCTTTGACCAATTAATAGCCAGTTATTTTTTAGCTGACCTGAAAAGTCAATAAGTTTGAAAGTACTTTCATTTTTACAACTTGATGTACCTCTTGATGTTACTTAGAAAACACTTTATGTATTTGGGAGTTGTTTTCCAGACTTTGGCTCTCTGTCATCATTACAAATTAATCAAGTCACATGTTTGTGGTAGTTTGATGACTGGAAAATAGCTTTCAGTGCAAGGATTTGTCTATAGATCCCTGCAACCTTCAAGTGTTGAGGGGGATGTAGAAGTTTTATCTCCCGTTCAGTTTACCTATGATCATGAGTTCATAGAATCTGCTTATTGAAGCACTTAATGTGTTTTGTTATTTTACCTAGTGAcgcagcatggagtaggcccttctggcccttgagCCACACAGCCCCTGGGATCtctgacaaacccaattaaacTTAAGCTAAAActgatcatgggacaatgtataatgatcaattaacctatctgAAACATCtttagactatgggaggaaagcagagcacccggggaaaactcaTGCAATTCACGGGGACTCCTTACAGGACAGTGCcggattgaactccgaactgcGAAACACCCTGATCTGTGTTAATCGCCACGTTGTCATGGCACCCACATGACAAAAGTTGCTCATTGTCTTTAGAGGAGACATTTTTTGAGATGCAACATCTGAAGCCAGGCTCTGATATGAATAAAACTCATTATAAATTGAATGCGACTGCTATTCTTAATGACATATTCTTAACTGTAACAAATAAGTCTGAACGACCTTGCGACCaatgtattttaattttttacGTTGGTTTATAAGATGACATGCAACGTATACTGTGTTAACCTAGTGAAGAAAACTTTTATTCAGATTAATAAACATAATGATGGCCAAAATAGAACTTGTTAATACCAAATATTGTACTGCAATTAAATGTTAGCACACACTTTAAAAAAATTGTAGGTACATGTATTTTCATTGCATGACATGTGATCAAACTGCTTTCAATAATAATCCCAGCATCGCTGTTTTATAGTCTTCTGAtcctttctttttacattattttattttgagaataGTGTGCTAATCAACATCTCTTACCCAAAAATTCCCAATTTGATTCTCTTTAAATTAATTTAAGTATTTAGCATTCTCTTGTGGGTTTTTTTCAAAGTACAACATTCAATCCAAATTTATAATATTCCTGTTGTCTCCAAAATATTTCATTGGTACAGTGTAACTTTCAAACTAGCCTGCAGAAAGAATATTAGAAACACTAGTATTTTTAAGTGCTCGGTCACATGGTCTTTTCTTCAGAAAGAAACAATTTTATGTCTCACaagatagaacacagaaatcaGAGCAAGCATTTCACCTCGTCTAAAGCTAAGATATTCACGCTTGGATATCAGCTACTATGCAATGTTTTAGTAATTTCTGTACTGGCAGTTAATAATGAGGTTAATTTGTCTTTAGCTTCATGCTGAAGCTTTGTTATAGCATTGCAATCTGTTTCATTATTGTGTTTGCATTTTCATTCAATGGAATTACTCTTTTTACATAGGATTTCCCACTTGTGCAAGTCTGGTTATTTGAAGACAAATGGTACCCTAGGAGATCATCATCAACTGATTTCTGGAGTTCAGACGGATCCTTTCAAATCATATTACATGTGTAAATCACTGCGTTACTGTGTAAGCCACTGTCTTTCTGCAGTAATGACTAAGGTGGAGGAACTTAACAAAGAACCAAATATGCATTCTTCAATTCGATATCTTGGCTACCTAGCAAATGCATGCTTGGTGATAGCCATTTGTTTGGGCCTATATGTCCGGTGggagaaaacagaaaatatattATTGCTGGTCATTTTCATCCTTGGACTTTTTGTGCTTGGTATTGCTAGCATATTATACTATTACTTCTCCATGGAAACGGCAAGTTTAAGCCTGTCGCATCTCTGGTTTGGATTTCTGCTTGGCCTACTCTGTTTCATAGATGATTCTAAATTTAAGATGGATGTGAAAGAAGAAGTTACCAAATACTTATTATTGGCCAGCATTTTGATTAGAACTTTGTGGTCTGTCGTTGAGCGAATTTGTGGATGTATCCGACACCAACCTGCCCTGTTAACAGCTGAAGAACTTCTGGAACTGATTGGATTTGCCATAGCCAGCACAGCAATGTTGATGCCCAACTGTTTGAGTGTTATCTTGCTTGTTTTTGCATTGTCCATGTTAATAGTTGATCTGCGAATGAAATCTGTTTTGGCTGTTCCAAACTTGATTGCATTTGCATTGATTACATCCCTGTTGTTTTTTCCATCTTTGAAAATTACCACTAACCCCTTTGCCTTGGCTTGTTATTTCAGCCGTTTGATTTGTGTCCCACTGCTTGATCTTTACTTCAGTGGTCTATCTGTTACTGAACGGTGGAAGCCTTATCTGTATGGCCGGACATTATGCAGAAGAATTTCTGTAGTACCTGTAGCATCCATTGAGCTAATATTCTTTATTCTCGCTGCATTTAAACTGAGTAATTTAAACCATTGGTATTTTCTGATACCAGGATTTTGTATTTTTGGAATCTTTTGGCTGATCTGCCATGTAATTTTTCTCATAACTTTCTGGGGTTTTCACACCA encodes the following:
- the tmem168b gene encoding transmembrane protein 168 isoform X1 → MHGTAAQGLANQVGGGIRADTVNEIAASTHQSQERSCCSRISHLCKSGYLKTNGTLGDHHQLISGVQTDPFKSYYMCKSLRYCVSHCLSAVMTKVEELNKEPNMHSSIRYLGYLANACLVIAICLGLYVRWEKTENILLLVIFILGLFVLGIASILYYYFSMETASLSLSHLWFGFLLGLLCFIDDSKFKMDVKEEVTKYLLLASILIRTLWSVVERICGCIRHQPALLTAEELLELIGFAIASTAMLMPNCLSVILLVFALSMLIVDLRMKSVLAVPNLIAFALITSLLFFPSLKITTNPFALACYFSRLICVPLLDLYFSGLSVTERWKPYLYGRTLCRRISVVPVASIELIFFILAAFKLSNLNHWYFLIPGFCIFGIFWLICHVIFLITFWGFHTKLGDCQKIYYTHRIDNKSLDCVMASKGMRHFCLISERLVFFSLLSTILLGAVSWQQTNGSFMSVFLVVLPLESLAHGLFHELGNCLGGTCVGYAIVIPTNYCSPDGQPTLLPPEHVQELNLRSTAMLSSIQRFFAYHMIENYGCDYSTSGFSFDTLQTKVKAFLDLRTADGPRHDTYILYFSGHSHSSGEWALSGGDTLRLETVLEWWKEKNVNFCSRLIIVLDCENALPWVKDVRRISDIFVAVQGAELAKQVNIEEADLPQLGDFTKDWVEYNCNLDNDINWSDKGRTVKAMYGISKSWSDYTLHLPTGSDVAKHWMIYFPRITYPLIHLADWCGGLNHFWMCDVCFRCFKRLKMRWFPPTVLDTGQGFKLVKS